The following proteins come from a genomic window of Bactrocera dorsalis isolate Fly_Bdor chromosome 6, ASM2337382v1, whole genome shotgun sequence:
- the LOC105224833 gene encoding protein Gawky isoform X1 → MLAANLPVCQYAGMPAQSNSNNGGANNNNSNTNNGKPNSGNCTSGTIGPNSNINNAGNSTSGVGLVGGGTSAAAAKNQLEQLNTMREALFSQDGWGCQHVNQDTNWEVPSSPEPTNKDPSAGPTMWKPTINNGTDLWELNLRNGGQPPIQPVQKTPWGHTPSSNLGGTWGEDDDGTESSSVWTGSSNNTSTAGTVGATGMNATAVGANGPGNNPQWGQTAIGIVVGSTNNTTGTVSANIGNASTVGGGTGVPVVNVPGNVNTGQASGSTGSNWGDSRDLNSGGVTSTVPIRGVDPRDPMRSTSAAETRDLRLIDPRDPIRGDPRGISGRLNGTSEMWGQHHSIAHNQIPAMNKIVGPGVGASVSTGVVVTGGSVAGGIGPGNINAINPVGISGNVNAHWGPSSAVVGPKDITSMAGKVTGWEEPSPPPQRRNIPNYDDGTSLWGQQSRIPGGSGSHWKDMSDPLNRHLTRNTVGNQNTNNAGGSLGNSSVNGLGNNSGVINASVVGGSANNPISSVGPQGRLSSGVGPGVGVNQHKPDNSMWVHASNLNVNSRNTTSWGDEVNHNVGPNPGVNWMDDKTSAGIGQLGVSVGGSNSWNDPPPSWSKNQNKITGSTSGWGASGGSDGTDLSSDWNTHSAIVGKNQPKIGGVNVNISNLNTDVIKQSKQYRLLVENGFKKEDVERALINTNMNIEEAADLLRAPISTDWRRHEESLGSYGDHTNTGGTFAGRYPTTASQSNMPFPPNMLNSMSGNGAGVSGNNTNLAALNSIQSLPVQKYLNPVPHNVTNVPQAMNTAVTFGPGVANVSATANSTSNSNNQPSAQQLRVLVQQIQLAVHSGYLSSQILSEPLPSSMLVLLYQLLTNIKHLQAAQQSLTRGGNNPNNSQISYAIAKYKQQIQNLQNQINAHQAFILKQKQQQSIPQNTQQHATAHANNSNMEYIRQHDAISVLQGNFSEMNLTKHSGYPGGPNSQSKLINQWKLPEKDLTSDSTDFSRAPGTTKQNLSGAPGSAMGPLGLQNDGTWSTGRNIGDGWPDSSTENENKDWSVAQPTPAATYTDLVQEFEPGKPWKGSQIKSIEDDPSITPGSVARSPMSINSTPKEADIFANPGKSSPTDLTPLSLSSSTWSFNPSSTNQAFQSWSDSPQQCAPSELWASSMNKSSRGPPPGLGSGKSAGVSGTGVPSVTNSSSVVTGGANGWIVTGSRGVPNSNSGWNASNSGWNSTWLLLKNLTPQIDGSTLRTLCMQHGPLANFHLFLNQGIALCKYATREEANKAQMSLNNCDFGSTTICAESPSESEVQKILQHLPQTSNSVSAASVTGNGSNGTNNSNNGGSVIGGANSISSGSGNNAGPCSTLGGSSGGNGNGNMTSHSVISGTGSNNGCGGNTMNSGSTGSNSNNGNSQSQSGSVGLSSSAGKTSNTSNIASGNGSSNVTSNNIVGSNNAVTASTWRQTQNQPRPSGRDEYDYISQYVCSIVDD, encoded by the exons CCTGCACAAAGCAACAGTAATAACGGTGGAgctaataacaataacagcaatacTAATAACGGTAAACCAAACAGTGGAAACTGTACCTCTGGCACAATTGGTCCGAACTCGAATATTAATAATGCTGGTAATAGCACTAGCGGTGTAGGATTAGTTGGTGGCGGAACATCAGCAGCAGCTGCTAAAAATCAGTTAGAACAATTAAATACAATGCGTGAAGCGCTTTTTTCTCAGGATGGTTGGGGTTGTCAGCATGTTAATCAGGATACGAACTGGGAAGTGCCAAGTTCACCTGAGCCAACTAATAAGGATCCATCTGCTGGGCCCACAATGTGGAAACCCACTATTAATAATGGAACTGATTTGTGGGAGTTGAATTTGCGCAACGGTGGGCAACCACCAATTCAACCTGTTCAAAAAACTCCGTGGGGACATACACCATCCTCTAATCTAGGTGGAACATGGGGAGAAGATGATGATGGTACGGAAAGTAGCAGTGTATGGACTGGCTCATCGAATAATACTTCAACTGCAGGCACTGTAGGTGCTACTGGAATGAATGCGACAGCTGTAGGTGCAAATGGACCTGGAAACAATCCCCAATGGGGTCAAACTGCTATTGGCATTGTCGTTGGATCAACTAACAATACCACCGGAACGGTTTCTGCCAACATTGGCAATGCATCTACCGTAG gTGGTGGCACTGGTGTTCCTGTTGTAAATGTGCCCGGAAATGTGAACACAGGGCAAGCAAGTGGTTCTACTGGAAGTAATTGGGGAGACTCTCGTGACTTGAATAGTGGTGGAGTAACAAGTACTGTACCTATACGGGGCGTTGATCCCCGCGATCCAATGCGTAGTACGTCAGCAGCCGAGACTCGTGATTTGCGATTGATAGATCCGCGGGATCCTATACGTGGAGATCCTCGGGGAATTTCAGGACGTTTAAATGGCACGTCAGAAATGTGGGGTCAACATCATTCCATTGCACACAATCAAATACCAGCAATGAATAAAATAGTGGGGCCGGGTGTAGGCGCTTCCGTATCTACCGGCGTTGTTGTTACCGGTGGAAGTGTAGCTGGTGGCATCGGACCTGGCAACATTAATGCCATAAACCCTGTTGGTATAAGCGGCAACGTGAACGCTCACTGGGGACCTTCTTCGGCAGTGGTTGGACCAAAAGATATAACATCAATGGCAGGTAAAGTTACTGGGTGGGAAGAACCGTCGCCACCCCCCCAACGCCGCAATATTCCCAACTATGACGATGGGACATCATTGTGGGGACAACAGTCACGTATACCAGGTGGGAGTGGTTCTCATTGGAAGGATATGTCAGATCCACTGAATAGGCATTTAACGCGAAACACTGTAGGCAATCAGAATACGAACAATGCAGGCGGTAGCCTGGGTAATAGCTCTGTCAATGGGTTGGGCAATAATTCAGGCGTAATAAATGCGTCAGTGGTTGGCGGCAGTGCCAACAATCCTATAAGCAGTGTAGGTCCGCAAGGACGACTTAGTTCAGGTGTTGGTCCTGGAGTTGGTGTTAATCAGCATAAACCTGATAATTCTATGTGGGTCCACGCCAGTAACTTAAATGTAAACTCACGTAACACCACTTCTTGGGGTGATGAAGTCAATCACAATGTGGGCCCAAATCCAGGCGTTAATTGGATGGATGATAAAACTAGCGCTGGTATTGGACAGCTAGGTGTTAGTGTTGGTGGATCTAATTCTTGGAACGATCCACCACCGTCTTGGAGTaagaaccaaaataaaataacaggtAGTACTTCCGGTTGGGGTGCAAGTGGAGGTAGCGATGGTACAGATTTGTCATCAGACTGGAATACTCACTCTGCCATTGTTGGCAAAAATCAGCCAAAAATAGGTGGTGTTAACGTTAATATTAGTAACTTGAACACAGATGTGATTAAACAGAGTAAACAGTATCGTCTTCTTGTGGAAAATGGCTTTAAAAAGGAGGATGTAGAACGAGCCTTAATTAATACCAATATGAACATCGAAGAGGCTGCTGATTTACTTCGTGCTCCTATATCTACAGATTGGAGACGACACGAAGAATCCCTGGGTTCTTATGGTGATCACACAAACACTGGAGGCACTTTTGCGGGACGCTATCCCACAACGGCCTCTCAGTCTAATATGCCTTTCCCTCCG aatatgTTGAACAGTATGAGCGGCAACGGTGCAGGTGTTAGTGGTAATAATACAAATCTAGCAGCGCTTAATTCCATACAATCACTTCCAGTGCAAAAGTATTTGAATCCGGTACCACACAACGTTACTAATGTCCCACAAGCTATGAATACTGCTGTTACTTTTGGTCCAGGGGTCGCTAATGTCTCAGCGACTGCAAATTCAACTTCAAATAGTAACAATCAACCATCTGCTCAACAGCTGCGTGTACTTGTGCAGCAAATTCAACTAGCTGTTCACAGTGGATACTTATCTAGCCAAATCTTGTCAGAACCTTTACCATCCTCAATGCTTGTGCTTTTATATCAATTATTGACAAATATTAAG CATCTTCAAGCGGCGCAGCAGTCTTTGACACGTGGTGGCAATAACCCCAATAACTCCCAGATAAGTTATGCCATTGCCAAATATAAGCAGCAAAtccaaaatttacaaaatcaaataaacgcACATCAAGCgttcatattgaaacaaaagcagcagcagTCCATACCACAAAATACGCAACAGCACGCTACAGCACATGCCAATAATTCTAACATGGAATATATTAGGCAGCATGATGCCATAAGTGTGCTGCAGGGAAATTTTTCGGAAATGAACTTAACTAAG CATAGCGGCTATCCGGGAGGTCCAAACTCACAGTCAAAACTTATTAATCAGTGGAAGCTTCCTGAGAAAGATCTAACGTCAGATAGTACAGATTTTTCAAGAGCTCCgggaacaacaaaacaaaatttatcagGTGCACCTGGCAGCGCTATGGGACCGTTGGGCCTGCAAAACGATGG AACTTGGTCGACTGGACGAAATATTGGAGATGGATGGCCAGATTCATCCACTGAAAATGAGAATAAAGACTGGTCTGTTGCTCAGCCTACACCTGCTGCGACGTACACTGATTTAGTTCAAGAGTTTGAACCAGGAAAACCATGGAAG GGCTCGCAGATAAAAAGTATAGAGGACGATCCTAGTATAACACCCGGTAGTGTAGCTAGATCTCCGATGTCTATTAACTCGACGCCAAAAGAAGCTGACATATTTGCGAATCCTGGCAAAAGTTCCCCGACTGATTTGACACCGCTAAGTTTATCGTCATCTACGTGGAGCTTTAATCCATCATCCACCAATCAAGCTTTTCAAAG TTGGTCTGATAGTCCGCAACAATGTGCACCGTCGGAGTTATGGGCATCATCAATGAACAAATCATCACGTGGTCCACCTCCGGGCTTGGGCTCTGGCAAGAGCGCAGGGGTATCAGGAACTGGTGTACCATCTGTTACAAATTCCTCCTCTGTGGTAACAGGCGGTGCCAACGGATGGATAGTTACCGGAAGTCGCGGAGTACCAAACAGCAATTCAGGATGGAACGCGTCCAATTCAGGATGGAACTCGACATGGTTACTACTAAAAAATTTGACACCCCAG ATTGATGGTTCCACTTTACGTACCTTATGTATGCAGCATGGCCCACTtgctaattttcatttatttttaaatcaaggGATTGCCTTATGTAAATATGCGACACGGGAGGAAGCAAACAAAGCTCAAATGTCATTAAATAACTGTGATTTTGGTAGCACTACTATTTGTGCCGAGTCACCGAGTGAAAGCGAAGTTCAAAAGATATTGCAGCATTTGCCTCAAACGTCTAATTCTGTCTCTGCAGCAAGTGTAACAGGAAACGGTAGTAATGGGACCAATAATTCAAATAATGGCGGAAGTGTTATAGGAGGAGCCAACTCCATATCTTCTGGTAGTGGAAATAATGCAGGGCCCTGCAGTACTCTCGGCGGTTCAAGTGGTGGTAATGGTAACGGCAACATGACGTCGCATTCAGTTATTAGTGGCACTGGCAGTAATAATGGCTGCGGCGGCAATACAATGAATAGCGGTAGCACTgggagcaacagcaacaatggaAACAGTCAAAGCCAGTCTGGTTCTGTTGGTCTAAGCTCGAGCGCAGGCAAAACTAGTAACACTAGTAATATTGCAAGCGGAAATGGGAGTTCAAATGTTACATCGAATAATATCGTCGGTAGTAACAACGCCGTAACTGCATCTACTTGGCGTCAAACACAAAATCAGCCGAGACCGTCTGGTAGAGACGAATATGACTATATTTCACAGTATGTTTGTTCCATTGTAGATGATTAA
- the LOC105224833 gene encoding protein Gawky isoform X2: MLAANLPVCQYAGMPAQSNSNNGGANNNNSNTNNGKPNSGNCTSGTIGPNSNINNAGNSTSGVGLVGGGTSAAAAKNQLEQLNTMREALFSQDGWGCQHVNQDTNWEVPSSPEPTNKDPSAGPTMWKPTINNGTDLWELNLRNGGQPPIQPVQKTPWGHTPSSNLGGTWGEDDDGTESSSVWTGSSNNTSTAGTVGATGMNATAVGANGPGNNPQWGQTAIGIVVGSTNNTTGTVSANIGNASTVGGGTGVPVVNVPGNVNTGQASGSTGSNWGDSRDLNSGGVTSTVPIRGVDPRDPMRSTSAAETRDLRLIDPRDPIRGDPRGISGRLNGTSEMWGQHHSIAHNQIPAMNKIVGPGVGASVSTGVVVTGGSVAGGIGPGNINAINPVGISGNVNAHWGPSSAVVGPKDITSMAGKVTGWEEPSPPPQRRNIPNYDDGTSLWGQQSRIPGGSGSHWKDMSDPLNRHLTRNTVGNQNTNNAGGSLGNSSVNGLGNNSGVINASVVGGSANNPISSVGPQGRLSSGVGPGVGVNQHKPDNSMWVHASNLNVNSRNTTSWGDEVNHNVGPNPGVNWMDDKTSAGIGQLGVSVGGSNSWNDPPPSWSKNQNKITGSTSGWGASGGSDGTDLSSDWNTHSAIVGKNQPKIGGVNVNISNLNTDVIKQSKQYRLLVENGFKKEDVERALINTNMNIEEAADLLRAPISTDWRRHEESLGSYGDHTNTGGTFAGRYPTTASQSNMPFPPNMLNSMSGNGAGVSGNNTNLAALNSIQSLPVQKYLNPVPHNVTNVPQAMNTAVTFGPGVANVSATANSTSNSNNQPSAQQLRVLVQQIQLAVHSGYLSSQILSEPLPSSMLVLLYQLLTNIKHLQAAQQSLTRGGNNPNNSQISYAIAKYKQQIQNLQNQINAHQAFILKQKQQQSIPQNTQQHATAHANNSNMEYIRQHDAISVLQGNFSEMNLTKHSGYPGGPNSQSKLINQWKLPEKDLTSDSTDFSRAPGTTKQNLSGAPGSAMGPLGLQNDGTWSTGRNIGDGWPDSSTENENKDWSVAQPTPAATYTDLVQEFEPGKPWKIKSIEDDPSITPGSVARSPMSINSTPKEADIFANPGKSSPTDLTPLSLSSSTWSFNPSSTNQAFQSWSDSPQQCAPSELWASSMNKSSRGPPPGLGSGKSAGVSGTGVPSVTNSSSVVTGGANGWIVTGSRGVPNSNSGWNASNSGWNSTWLLLKNLTPQIDGSTLRTLCMQHGPLANFHLFLNQGIALCKYATREEANKAQMSLNNCDFGSTTICAESPSESEVQKILQHLPQTSNSVSAASVTGNGSNGTNNSNNGGSVIGGANSISSGSGNNAGPCSTLGGSSGGNGNGNMTSHSVISGTGSNNGCGGNTMNSGSTGSNSNNGNSQSQSGSVGLSSSAGKTSNTSNIASGNGSSNVTSNNIVGSNNAVTASTWRQTQNQPRPSGRDEYDYISQYVCSIVDD; encoded by the exons CCTGCACAAAGCAACAGTAATAACGGTGGAgctaataacaataacagcaatacTAATAACGGTAAACCAAACAGTGGAAACTGTACCTCTGGCACAATTGGTCCGAACTCGAATATTAATAATGCTGGTAATAGCACTAGCGGTGTAGGATTAGTTGGTGGCGGAACATCAGCAGCAGCTGCTAAAAATCAGTTAGAACAATTAAATACAATGCGTGAAGCGCTTTTTTCTCAGGATGGTTGGGGTTGTCAGCATGTTAATCAGGATACGAACTGGGAAGTGCCAAGTTCACCTGAGCCAACTAATAAGGATCCATCTGCTGGGCCCACAATGTGGAAACCCACTATTAATAATGGAACTGATTTGTGGGAGTTGAATTTGCGCAACGGTGGGCAACCACCAATTCAACCTGTTCAAAAAACTCCGTGGGGACATACACCATCCTCTAATCTAGGTGGAACATGGGGAGAAGATGATGATGGTACGGAAAGTAGCAGTGTATGGACTGGCTCATCGAATAATACTTCAACTGCAGGCACTGTAGGTGCTACTGGAATGAATGCGACAGCTGTAGGTGCAAATGGACCTGGAAACAATCCCCAATGGGGTCAAACTGCTATTGGCATTGTCGTTGGATCAACTAACAATACCACCGGAACGGTTTCTGCCAACATTGGCAATGCATCTACCGTAG gTGGTGGCACTGGTGTTCCTGTTGTAAATGTGCCCGGAAATGTGAACACAGGGCAAGCAAGTGGTTCTACTGGAAGTAATTGGGGAGACTCTCGTGACTTGAATAGTGGTGGAGTAACAAGTACTGTACCTATACGGGGCGTTGATCCCCGCGATCCAATGCGTAGTACGTCAGCAGCCGAGACTCGTGATTTGCGATTGATAGATCCGCGGGATCCTATACGTGGAGATCCTCGGGGAATTTCAGGACGTTTAAATGGCACGTCAGAAATGTGGGGTCAACATCATTCCATTGCACACAATCAAATACCAGCAATGAATAAAATAGTGGGGCCGGGTGTAGGCGCTTCCGTATCTACCGGCGTTGTTGTTACCGGTGGAAGTGTAGCTGGTGGCATCGGACCTGGCAACATTAATGCCATAAACCCTGTTGGTATAAGCGGCAACGTGAACGCTCACTGGGGACCTTCTTCGGCAGTGGTTGGACCAAAAGATATAACATCAATGGCAGGTAAAGTTACTGGGTGGGAAGAACCGTCGCCACCCCCCCAACGCCGCAATATTCCCAACTATGACGATGGGACATCATTGTGGGGACAACAGTCACGTATACCAGGTGGGAGTGGTTCTCATTGGAAGGATATGTCAGATCCACTGAATAGGCATTTAACGCGAAACACTGTAGGCAATCAGAATACGAACAATGCAGGCGGTAGCCTGGGTAATAGCTCTGTCAATGGGTTGGGCAATAATTCAGGCGTAATAAATGCGTCAGTGGTTGGCGGCAGTGCCAACAATCCTATAAGCAGTGTAGGTCCGCAAGGACGACTTAGTTCAGGTGTTGGTCCTGGAGTTGGTGTTAATCAGCATAAACCTGATAATTCTATGTGGGTCCACGCCAGTAACTTAAATGTAAACTCACGTAACACCACTTCTTGGGGTGATGAAGTCAATCACAATGTGGGCCCAAATCCAGGCGTTAATTGGATGGATGATAAAACTAGCGCTGGTATTGGACAGCTAGGTGTTAGTGTTGGTGGATCTAATTCTTGGAACGATCCACCACCGTCTTGGAGTaagaaccaaaataaaataacaggtAGTACTTCCGGTTGGGGTGCAAGTGGAGGTAGCGATGGTACAGATTTGTCATCAGACTGGAATACTCACTCTGCCATTGTTGGCAAAAATCAGCCAAAAATAGGTGGTGTTAACGTTAATATTAGTAACTTGAACACAGATGTGATTAAACAGAGTAAACAGTATCGTCTTCTTGTGGAAAATGGCTTTAAAAAGGAGGATGTAGAACGAGCCTTAATTAATACCAATATGAACATCGAAGAGGCTGCTGATTTACTTCGTGCTCCTATATCTACAGATTGGAGACGACACGAAGAATCCCTGGGTTCTTATGGTGATCACACAAACACTGGAGGCACTTTTGCGGGACGCTATCCCACAACGGCCTCTCAGTCTAATATGCCTTTCCCTCCG aatatgTTGAACAGTATGAGCGGCAACGGTGCAGGTGTTAGTGGTAATAATACAAATCTAGCAGCGCTTAATTCCATACAATCACTTCCAGTGCAAAAGTATTTGAATCCGGTACCACACAACGTTACTAATGTCCCACAAGCTATGAATACTGCTGTTACTTTTGGTCCAGGGGTCGCTAATGTCTCAGCGACTGCAAATTCAACTTCAAATAGTAACAATCAACCATCTGCTCAACAGCTGCGTGTACTTGTGCAGCAAATTCAACTAGCTGTTCACAGTGGATACTTATCTAGCCAAATCTTGTCAGAACCTTTACCATCCTCAATGCTTGTGCTTTTATATCAATTATTGACAAATATTAAG CATCTTCAAGCGGCGCAGCAGTCTTTGACACGTGGTGGCAATAACCCCAATAACTCCCAGATAAGTTATGCCATTGCCAAATATAAGCAGCAAAtccaaaatttacaaaatcaaataaacgcACATCAAGCgttcatattgaaacaaaagcagcagcagTCCATACCACAAAATACGCAACAGCACGCTACAGCACATGCCAATAATTCTAACATGGAATATATTAGGCAGCATGATGCCATAAGTGTGCTGCAGGGAAATTTTTCGGAAATGAACTTAACTAAG CATAGCGGCTATCCGGGAGGTCCAAACTCACAGTCAAAACTTATTAATCAGTGGAAGCTTCCTGAGAAAGATCTAACGTCAGATAGTACAGATTTTTCAAGAGCTCCgggaacaacaaaacaaaatttatcagGTGCACCTGGCAGCGCTATGGGACCGTTGGGCCTGCAAAACGATGG AACTTGGTCGACTGGACGAAATATTGGAGATGGATGGCCAGATTCATCCACTGAAAATGAGAATAAAGACTGGTCTGTTGCTCAGCCTACACCTGCTGCGACGTACACTGATTTAGTTCAAGAGTTTGAACCAGGAAAACCATGGAAG ATAAAAAGTATAGAGGACGATCCTAGTATAACACCCGGTAGTGTAGCTAGATCTCCGATGTCTATTAACTCGACGCCAAAAGAAGCTGACATATTTGCGAATCCTGGCAAAAGTTCCCCGACTGATTTGACACCGCTAAGTTTATCGTCATCTACGTGGAGCTTTAATCCATCATCCACCAATCAAGCTTTTCAAAG TTGGTCTGATAGTCCGCAACAATGTGCACCGTCGGAGTTATGGGCATCATCAATGAACAAATCATCACGTGGTCCACCTCCGGGCTTGGGCTCTGGCAAGAGCGCAGGGGTATCAGGAACTGGTGTACCATCTGTTACAAATTCCTCCTCTGTGGTAACAGGCGGTGCCAACGGATGGATAGTTACCGGAAGTCGCGGAGTACCAAACAGCAATTCAGGATGGAACGCGTCCAATTCAGGATGGAACTCGACATGGTTACTACTAAAAAATTTGACACCCCAG ATTGATGGTTCCACTTTACGTACCTTATGTATGCAGCATGGCCCACTtgctaattttcatttatttttaaatcaaggGATTGCCTTATGTAAATATGCGACACGGGAGGAAGCAAACAAAGCTCAAATGTCATTAAATAACTGTGATTTTGGTAGCACTACTATTTGTGCCGAGTCACCGAGTGAAAGCGAAGTTCAAAAGATATTGCAGCATTTGCCTCAAACGTCTAATTCTGTCTCTGCAGCAAGTGTAACAGGAAACGGTAGTAATGGGACCAATAATTCAAATAATGGCGGAAGTGTTATAGGAGGAGCCAACTCCATATCTTCTGGTAGTGGAAATAATGCAGGGCCCTGCAGTACTCTCGGCGGTTCAAGTGGTGGTAATGGTAACGGCAACATGACGTCGCATTCAGTTATTAGTGGCACTGGCAGTAATAATGGCTGCGGCGGCAATACAATGAATAGCGGTAGCACTgggagcaacagcaacaatggaAACAGTCAAAGCCAGTCTGGTTCTGTTGGTCTAAGCTCGAGCGCAGGCAAAACTAGTAACACTAGTAATATTGCAAGCGGAAATGGGAGTTCAAATGTTACATCGAATAATATCGTCGGTAGTAACAACGCCGTAACTGCATCTACTTGGCGTCAAACACAAAATCAGCCGAGACCGTCTGGTAGAGACGAATATGACTATATTTCACAGTATGTTTGTTCCATTGTAGATGATTAA